One genomic segment of Pseudomonas sp. p1(2021b) includes these proteins:
- a CDS encoding LysE family translocator, whose product MNTALAATYALTVLLLIATPGPVVALVVNTAAASGPRKALFTALGTNWASLVLIGAAAWIIMTSAAVDKAWLSGLSLLGCLFIGYIAVATLREALQAPAAQTAADTPAQPGRGGLLQGFMVGISNPKDIIFFISFFPQFIQITESFGKSMVVLSLLWTLIDFAVLSLYIFAIGKIASQRSNRLITLASGVALLLIAIAGLAYNIKELAAI is encoded by the coding sequence GTGAATACCGCACTCGCCGCCACCTATGCCCTCACCGTCCTGCTGCTGATCGCCACGCCCGGTCCGGTCGTGGCGCTGGTCGTCAACACCGCAGCCGCCTCCGGCCCGCGCAAGGCCCTGTTCACCGCGCTGGGCACCAACTGGGCCTCCCTGGTACTCATCGGTGCCGCCGCCTGGATCATCATGACCAGCGCCGCGGTCGACAAGGCCTGGCTCAGCGGCCTGAGCCTGCTGGGGTGCCTGTTCATCGGCTACATCGCCGTCGCCACCTTGCGCGAAGCGCTGCAGGCGCCCGCTGCGCAAACAGCGGCGGATACGCCCGCACAACCTGGGCGGGGTGGCTTGCTGCAGGGCTTCATGGTGGGTATTTCCAACCCCAAGGACATCATCTTCTTCATTTCCTTCTTCCCGCAGTTCATCCAGATCACCGAGTCCTTCGGCAAGAGCATGGTGGTGTTGTCGCTGCTGTGGACCCTCATCGATTTCGCCGTGCTCAGCCTGTACATCTTCGCCATCGGCAAGATCGCCTCGCAGCGCAGCAACCGCCTGATCACCCTGGCCTCCGGCGTTGCCCTGCTGCTGATCGCCATTGCCGGCCTTGCCTATAACATCAAGGAACTGGCCGCCATCTGA
- a CDS encoding LysR substrate-binding domain-containing protein: MSERIPALHALRAFEVASRYGSFTRAAEELSLTQGAVSHHVKTLEALFGCDLFERRGPKLRLTEHGRLLAQELKVGFKIIENACSLLRQDRYGLRLKAPSTLTVRWLLRALDGFKKVDNSCSVQLSSVWMDIDTVDFYSEPYDCAILLGNGRFPADVEGLKLFDEWLIPVCHPDYLQVPVSDLSVLERCELLHPSPDRRDWRRWLARMDALEISIDQGQVFDTLDQGISAAQQGLGISVVDLVLASADLAAGRLVTPFKHAVATGDGYYMTWLKASPKAPQMRRLRDFLLGQVPPLAYKDIDYLYG, from the coding sequence ATGTCGGAACGGATCCCTGCACTTCATGCCCTGCGCGCTTTTGAAGTCGCCTCACGCTACGGCTCCTTCACCCGGGCGGCCGAGGAGCTGTCCTTGACCCAGGGCGCTGTCAGCCATCACGTCAAGACCCTCGAAGCCCTGTTCGGCTGTGACCTGTTCGAACGTCGCGGCCCCAAGCTGCGCCTCACCGAGCACGGCCGATTGCTGGCCCAGGAGCTCAAGGTCGGCTTCAAGATCATCGAGAATGCCTGTTCATTGCTGCGCCAGGACCGCTACGGCCTGCGCCTGAAGGCACCTTCTACATTGACGGTTCGCTGGCTGCTCCGGGCGCTGGACGGTTTCAAGAAGGTCGACAACAGCTGTAGCGTGCAGCTGTCGAGCGTGTGGATGGACATCGACACGGTGGATTTCTATTCCGAGCCCTACGACTGTGCCATCCTGCTGGGCAATGGCCGTTTCCCGGCCGATGTCGAGGGGCTCAAGCTGTTCGATGAGTGGTTGATTCCGGTGTGCCACCCCGATTACCTGCAAGTTCCCGTCTCGGATCTTTCGGTGCTCGAGCGCTGCGAGCTGCTGCATCCCTCGCCGGACCGTCGCGACTGGCGCCGCTGGCTGGCACGGATGGACGCGCTGGAGATCAGCATCGACCAGGGCCAGGTGTTCGATACCCTTGACCAGGGCATTTCCGCGGCCCAGCAAGGCCTGGGCATCTCGGTGGTCGACCTGGTGCTGGCCAGTGCCGACTTGGCCGCCGGCCGGCTGGTGACGCCCTTCAAGCATGCCGTGGCCACAGGCGACGGTTACTACATGACCTGGCTCAAGGCCAGCCCCAAGGCGCCCCAGATGCGGCGCTTGCGCGATTTCCTGCTCGGCCAGGTACCGCCGTTGGCCTACAAGGACATCGACTACCTCTATGGGTGA
- a CDS encoding AraC family transcriptional regulator, with amino-acid sequence MNTPLREQTHLWQAPALGDVEMLHARYFQQRFAPHVHEGYVFTVIESGAQRFWHRGSEHLAPVGSMVLINPDELHTGATAHEAGWRYRGFYPEHERVTGVLEELELGRHGMPHFKASVIQDPTLATLFSQLHQLSETGASALEQQTAWRQAVLALVQRHGHCAQPPTPGNEPVAVARARELLESQLADPPSLEALAAAVNLSPFHFARVFRQATGLPPHAWLKQRRLARAREYLKSGLPASEVAFALGFADQSHLSRQFKQAYGVTPGAYRQACRFV; translated from the coding sequence ATGAACACGCCCCTGCGCGAACAAACCCACCTCTGGCAGGCCCCGGCACTGGGCGACGTGGAGATGCTGCACGCACGGTATTTCCAGCAGCGTTTCGCCCCTCATGTACACGAAGGCTACGTGTTCACCGTGATCGAGTCCGGCGCCCAGCGCTTCTGGCATCGCGGCAGCGAGCACCTGGCGCCGGTAGGCAGCATGGTGCTGATCAACCCGGACGAGCTGCACACCGGAGCCACCGCCCACGAGGCGGGCTGGCGCTACCGCGGCTTCTACCCCGAGCATGAACGGGTCACCGGTGTGCTGGAGGAACTTGAGCTGGGTCGGCATGGCATGCCGCACTTCAAGGCCAGCGTCATCCAGGACCCAACGCTGGCCACCCTGTTCAGCCAGTTGCACCAACTCTCCGAAACCGGTGCCAGTGCCCTGGAGCAACAGACCGCCTGGCGCCAGGCGGTACTGGCCCTGGTGCAGCGCCACGGCCACTGCGCCCAGCCTCCCACGCCGGGCAACGAACCCGTGGCGGTGGCACGGGCCCGTGAGCTGCTGGAAAGCCAGCTGGCCGACCCACCCTCGCTGGAGGCCCTGGCAGCGGCCGTGAACCTTTCGCCCTTCCACTTCGCCCGGGTATTCCGCCAGGCCACCGGCCTGCCTCCCCACGCCTGGCTCAAGCAACGTCGCCTGGCCCGCGCCCGCGAATACCTTAAGAGCGGCCTGCCCGCCTCGGAAGTGGCCTTTGCCTTGGGCTTTGCCGACCAGAGCCACCTGAGCCGTCAGTTCAAGCAGGCCTATGGCGTGACGCCGGGGGCTTATCGGCAGGCGTGTCGCTTTGTGTAG
- a CDS encoding sel1 repeat family protein, translated as MSPLLLAALAQNAQALDVQIDPHADLLYRQALPLLEQADSQDDAPSPLRTAIGSDPELSRQGQALARTLPTAVALLKKSVALGHPVAQYRLALYYMTYLPATQIPDAACPLLEASLQQGFAPPAPAIATWCPPYNASPAYRQALEAIPGMATLYAPYYPQPAVRLACNRSQPQGLEMQWGRQRDYQAEVYRLLGDLDPQRRQLLLQKAVEINGCAAAQQRLTSHR; from the coding sequence TTGTCGCCATTGCTCCTGGCCGCGCTTGCGCAAAATGCCCAGGCACTGGACGTGCAGATCGACCCACACGCCGACCTGCTCTATCGCCAGGCCCTGCCCCTGCTCGAACAGGCCGACAGTCAGGATGATGCCCCCAGCCCGCTGCGCACTGCCATAGGCAGCGACCCGGAGCTCAGCCGCCAAGGCCAGGCCCTGGCCCGTACCCTGCCCACGGCTGTCGCCTTGCTGAAAAAATCAGTGGCACTTGGCCACCCGGTAGCCCAGTACCGCCTGGCCTTGTACTACATGACCTACCTGCCCGCCACGCAGATTCCGGACGCTGCCTGCCCTCTGCTGGAGGCCAGCCTGCAACAGGGCTTCGCCCCGCCAGCCCCGGCAATCGCCACCTGGTGCCCGCCGTACAATGCCAGCCCCGCGTACCGCCAGGCACTGGAGGCGATCCCCGGCATGGCCACCCTGTATGCGCCCTATTACCCACAGCCTGCAGTTCGCCTGGCCTGCAACCGCAGCCAGCCGCAAGGCCTGGAGATGCAATGGGGGCGTCAGCGTGACTACCAGGCCGAGGTGTACCGCCTGCTCGGCGATCTTGACCCGCAACGTCGGCAGCTGTTGTTGCAAAAGGCCGTGGAGATCAACGGTTGCGCGGCTGCCCAACAGCGCCTGACCAGCCATCGCTGA
- a CDS encoding YqcI/YcgG family protein — protein MFTGYGNCYRLDALELAAEHIQNRPHWTHTAIEQFRTFLAAPDFPCLFGRKAVATAMCHVVFARAGEWATDIARGLAGYVRMLEPIPLKQRIGMPLLAFLETDASSTLAEQQALAWQVLQDVHRLDPLPWPAAVPHDPHDPNWSFCFADMPLFINMNFPAHRQMKSRNLGDHIAFVINPRESFDEVASAATESGRRIRSRIRDRVRHYNDGIVPDTLGFFGQGDNFEWRQYQLQEPGSLNPARCPFHAHATTDTLIEN, from the coding sequence ATGTTTACGGGTTATGGAAACTGCTATCGCCTGGATGCGCTAGAGCTGGCCGCCGAACATATCCAGAATCGCCCACATTGGACGCATACCGCCATCGAACAATTTCGGACTTTCCTCGCCGCTCCCGATTTTCCTTGCCTGTTCGGACGCAAGGCGGTGGCAACCGCGATGTGCCATGTGGTCTTCGCCCGGGCCGGCGAATGGGCCACCGACATCGCCCGGGGGCTGGCCGGCTATGTCCGTATGCTCGAGCCGATCCCGCTCAAGCAGCGCATCGGCATGCCACTGCTGGCATTCCTCGAAACCGACGCCAGCAGCACCTTGGCCGAGCAACAGGCCCTGGCCTGGCAGGTGCTGCAGGATGTGCACCGTCTCGACCCGCTGCCCTGGCCCGCCGCGGTACCCCACGATCCCCATGACCCCAACTGGTCGTTCTGCTTCGCCGACATGCCGTTGTTCATCAACATGAACTTCCCTGCGCACCGGCAGATGAAAAGCCGCAACCTGGGCGACCACATCGCCTTCGTCATCAACCCCCGGGAAAGCTTCGACGAGGTGGCCAGCGCCGCCACCGAAAGCGGGCGGCGCATTCGCTCGCGGATCCGCGACCGGGTACGCCACTACAACGACGGCATCGTCCCGGATACCCTGGGCTTCTTCGGCCAGGGCGACAATTTCGAATGGCGTCAATACCAACTTCAGGAACCCGGCTCGCTGAACCCTGCGCGCTGCCCGTTCCATGCCCATGCAACAACCGATACCCTGATCGAGAACTGA
- a CDS encoding AzlD domain-containing protein, with product MTWLLIFAMGLVVFLNRYAFLEPRLPLRLSSNARQFLGFAVPGMLTAICGPIIFLPGHQLDLSLANPYLLGSLVAIALVLLTRSVLLSMLASMVIFFLLRSWLA from the coding sequence ATGACCTGGTTGCTGATCTTCGCCATGGGCCTGGTGGTATTTCTCAACCGCTACGCCTTCCTCGAACCGCGCCTGCCCTTGCGCCTGAGCTCCAATGCCCGACAGTTCCTGGGCTTCGCCGTGCCAGGCATGCTGACGGCCATCTGTGGGCCGATCATCTTCCTGCCTGGCCACCAGCTCGACCTGAGCCTGGCCAACCCATACCTGCTGGGGTCGCTGGTGGCGATCGCCCTGGTATTGTTGACCCGCAGCGTATTGCTGAGCATGCTGGCCAGCATGGTGATCTTCTTCCTCCTGCGCAGTTGGCTGGCATGA
- a CDS encoding DNA polymerase II, translating into MELQQGFVLTRHWHDTPEGTCVEFWLATDQGPRQLRLAPQVSVAFIPVEQAARAQALLVSEQGIEFRPLGLRDFDQRPVLGLYCRQHRQLIQLEQRLRAAGIDVFEADIRPPERYLMERFITAPVQFSGQPDARGVLCDAQLKPLPDYRPTLRLVSLDIETSERGELYSIALEGCGQRQVYMLGPANGDAHAEDFDLQYCDDRAQLLECLNRWLARHDPDAIIGWSLVQFDLRVLHEHATRLKVPLALGRNGAPLTLRAHGSRSHVFADAPGRLLIDGIEALRSATWSFPSFSLESVAQTLLGEGKAIDTPYQRMDEINRMFAEDKPALARYNLKDCELVTRIFAHTKLLEFLLERSTVTGLAVDRSGGSVAAFCHLYIPPMHRLGYVAPTLGSRPDEASPGGFVMDSRPGLYDSVLVLDYKSLYPSIIRTFLIDPVGLVEGLRQPDDEHSVEGFRGARFSRTRHSLPAIVERVWQGREAAKRAGNAPLSQALKIIMNAFYGVLGSSGCRFFDPRLASSITMRGHQIMRQTRELIEARGYDVIYGDTDSTFVWLKEAHDEASAARIGRDLVGQVNQWWREHLKVSLNLDSALELQFETHYRRFLMPTIRGTEEGSKKRYAGLVRRADGREEVIYKGLESVRTDWSPLARQFQQELYGRIFRGQPYRDYVRDYVRRTLAGEQDALLVYRKRLRRPLRDYQRNVPPHVRAARLADEYNERLGRPLQYQNGGWISYLITTSGPEPLENRQSPIDHEHYLSRQLQPVADAILPFVGDEFNALTDRQLLLF; encoded by the coding sequence GTGGAGTTGCAGCAGGGTTTTGTCCTTACCCGGCATTGGCATGACACGCCCGAAGGTACCTGCGTGGAATTCTGGCTCGCCACCGACCAGGGTCCACGGCAGCTGCGCCTGGCGCCGCAGGTGTCGGTGGCCTTCATCCCGGTGGAGCAGGCGGCGCGTGCGCAGGCCCTGCTGGTCAGCGAACAGGGCATCGAGTTCCGACCGCTGGGCCTGCGTGACTTCGACCAACGCCCCGTGCTGGGCCTGTATTGTCGCCAGCACCGCCAGCTGATCCAGCTCGAGCAGCGCCTGCGTGCGGCGGGTATCGATGTCTTCGAAGCGGATATCCGTCCCCCGGAACGCTACCTGATGGAGCGGTTCATCACCGCCCCGGTCCAGTTCAGCGGTCAACCTGATGCCCGGGGCGTACTCTGCGATGCCCAGCTCAAACCCCTGCCGGACTACCGCCCTACACTGCGCCTGGTGTCGCTGGACATCGAGACCAGCGAGCGCGGCGAACTCTACAGTATTGCCCTGGAAGGTTGTGGCCAGCGCCAGGTCTACATGCTCGGGCCGGCCAACGGCGATGCCCACGCGGAGGATTTCGACCTGCAGTACTGCGACGACCGTGCCCAGTTGCTCGAATGCCTCAATCGCTGGCTGGCCCGTCATGACCCTGATGCAATCATCGGCTGGAGCCTGGTGCAGTTCGACCTGCGTGTGCTGCACGAGCACGCCACGCGACTGAAGGTGCCGCTGGCGTTGGGGCGTAACGGCGCGCCGCTGACCTTGCGTGCCCATGGCAGCCGTAGCCATGTATTCGCCGATGCCCCGGGGCGCTTGCTGATCGACGGCATCGAGGCGCTGCGCTCGGCCACCTGGAGCTTCCCCTCGTTCAGCCTGGAAAGCGTCGCCCAGACGTTGCTGGGCGAGGGCAAGGCCATCGACACGCCCTACCAGCGCATGGACGAAATCAACCGCATGTTCGCCGAGGACAAGCCGGCCCTGGCCCGCTACAACCTCAAGGACTGCGAGCTGGTGACGCGGATCTTCGCCCATACGAAGCTGCTGGAATTCCTCCTCGAGCGCTCGACTGTCACGGGTCTTGCAGTGGACCGCAGCGGGGGTTCGGTAGCCGCGTTCTGCCACCTGTACATCCCGCCGATGCACCGCCTGGGCTATGTCGCGCCCACCCTGGGCAGCAGGCCGGACGAGGCCAGCCCCGGTGGTTTCGTCATGGACTCGCGCCCAGGCCTGTACGATTCGGTCCTGGTGCTCGATTACAAGAGCCTGTACCCCTCGATCATCCGCACGTTCCTGATCGACCCGGTGGGGCTGGTGGAAGGGCTGCGCCAACCCGATGACGAACATTCGGTCGAAGGGTTTCGCGGCGCCCGCTTTTCCCGTACCCGGCACAGCCTGCCTGCGATCGTCGAGCGAGTCTGGCAGGGGAGGGAGGCGGCCAAGCGCGCGGGCAACGCGCCGCTGTCCCAGGCACTGAAGATCATCATGAATGCGTTCTACGGCGTGCTGGGCTCCAGCGGTTGCCGCTTCTTCGACCCGCGGCTGGCCTCGTCGATCACGATGCGGGGGCACCAGATCATGCGCCAGACCCGCGAGCTGATCGAAGCCCGGGGGTATGACGTGATCTATGGCGATACCGATTCCACCTTCGTCTGGCTCAAGGAGGCCCATGACGAGGCGTCGGCAGCGCGTATCGGTCGTGATCTGGTCGGGCAGGTCAACCAATGGTGGCGCGAGCACCTCAAGGTCAGCCTGAACCTGGACAGTGCACTGGAGTTGCAGTTCGAGACCCATTACCGGCGCTTCCTGATGCCCACCATCCGTGGCACCGAGGAGGGCAGCAAGAAGCGCTATGCAGGCCTGGTGCGCCGTGCCGATGGACGCGAGGAGGTGATCTACAAGGGCCTGGAGTCGGTGCGTACCGACTGGTCACCGCTGGCTCGGCAATTCCAGCAGGAGTTGTATGGGCGGATCTTCCGTGGCCAGCCGTACCGCGACTACGTGCGTGATTACGTGCGCCGTACCCTGGCCGGTGAACAGGACGCGCTGCTGGTTTACCGCAAGCGCCTGCGCAGGCCCTTGCGCGACTACCAGCGCAATGTCCCACCCCACGTGCGCGCCGCGCGGCTGGCCGACGAATACAACGAGCGACTCGGCCGGCCGTTGCAATACCAGAATGGGGGCTGGATCAGCTATCTGATCACCACGTCCGGCCCCGAGCCTTTGGAAAACCGGCAATCGCCGATCGACCACGAGCATTACCTGTCACGGCAGTTACAGCCCGTGGCCGATGCGATCCTGCCGTTCGTGGGCGATGAGTTCAACGCGCTGACCGATCGCCAATTGTTGCTGTTCTGA
- a CDS encoding AzlC family ABC transporter permease, producing MPCNPSVARQAFLHGALAILPLSLAVAPWGLLAGSMAIEANLSAWEGQGLSAIVFAGAAQLVAIGMLKGGANLFSILLTTLLLTSQHLLYGLSMRPVLSNQPLRWRLGLGFLLTDEFFALTSRYDQQQFNRWYALGVGLTFYVAWNLFTLAGILLGQNIPHLDQLGLDFSIVATFVALIAPLVRNLPTVVCVAVSLFCSVLFSYWHWETALVVAGLLGMSAGFACQKLGAGRP from the coding sequence ATGCCCTGCAACCCATCCGTAGCCCGTCAAGCCTTTCTCCACGGCGCCCTTGCCATCCTGCCGCTGTCCCTGGCCGTCGCCCCCTGGGGCCTGCTGGCCGGCTCCATGGCCATCGAAGCCAACCTCAGCGCGTGGGAGGGCCAAGGGCTGTCTGCCATCGTCTTCGCCGGCGCCGCGCAATTGGTGGCGATCGGCATGCTCAAGGGCGGTGCGAACCTGTTCTCGATCCTGCTCACCACCTTGCTGTTGACCTCCCAACACCTGCTCTATGGCCTGTCCATGCGCCCGGTGCTTTCCAACCAGCCGCTGCGCTGGCGCCTGGGGCTGGGCTTTTTGCTGACCGATGAGTTCTTCGCCCTGACCAGCCGCTATGACCAGCAACAGTTCAACCGATGGTATGCCTTGGGGGTCGGGCTGACGTTCTATGTAGCCTGGAACCTGTTCACGCTCGCCGGCATCCTGCTTGGCCAGAACATCCCGCATCTGGATCAGCTGGGCCTGGATTTTTCCATCGTCGCCACCTTCGTCGCACTGATCGCGCCCCTGGTACGCAACCTGCCCACCGTGGTGTGCGTGGCCGTGTCGCTGTTCTGTTCGGTGCTGTTCAGCTACTGGCACTGGGAAACAGCCCTGGTGGTCGCGGGCCTGCTGGGCATGAGCGCCGGCTTCGCCTGCCAGAAGCTCGGAGCAGGCCGCCCATGA